TACACTTGGCTTTGTCAGTTCTCAAGAGGTCTTTGCTGGGTTTCGGTGATTTTTGGTTGTGGTCGAAAAAAGTTTGgcgaatttgaaatttatgtgAAACTTCCCATGTAAAACAAATCGCATTCACGTGGACCTTTTCTGACGcgatttttcaaatatgcaaaacaaTAAGCTAGTATTGATCACATAGTTTTAAAGGAACCAAATCTACCTGTAACGAGAATAGACAACAGATTATGGGTACAAAATACGCTTTTGAGATAGGGTGTaaagtttcaagagaaatgtaGAATGGTAGTATACGTTTCcgttttgcttcatttttgctttttttttttgaattaccACAATACAATGGAATTTTCCAATAAAGAATTCACATGAATGGAgattattgttttgtttggtATTCAGTGATCTTCAATCTCGCCGCCGTTTTGGTGCGGAATTATTCTTTTTGGTCAACTTTGCCACTGATGAAGTACTTTAAGACCAGCCCTCTAGTTGGTGTAGCTTTGGTTGAGGATGTGGTTTCCTTTTTCCATTAGGTAGATCCCACGGTACCCACCAGAACTCCCTTGCATATTCAGTCGCGAGCTTTGGAAGAAGGCCTTGCTTTCAACACCTTACATTTCGAGGACCAATAACGCTCTTTTCCTTCAACATGGTTTGGTTGCTCAGATAACCACCACGTGCATGCTTGCTTTTGAGTGCACTAACAGGGCTCCTTTCCTGAACGCGAACACGAATGGGAACCCCCCTCTGGCGTCTGACAGCCGTCCGCCGCCCTTGGGCGCATCCAGCATGGAGAGATTGTGcaccttccttccttccttccttcctcccaCCCACCTTTGGAAGGCCACCCAATGGACCTAGTCTGTTCGGGGGACCAACTAAATTGGATGTTGCTCTAGCGTAGATTCGGTCTCTTCGCCTCGTCTTCGTTTTCATCTTGTTCCCACGGTGTCTCgtgttctcttttttgttttcttttgggcCGTCGCTCTCGTTCGAACCGCCTTTCTGTCTCCTTGTTGTGCCTTTTCGGTAGTGGCCCATTGTCCGAGAACTCTTGGTTCTCAAGTGAGCCGAGGAAGGCCAATTGACGGCGAGAGATGTGTACTTGGTGGGTCTTTCGAAAAGCTGCCAGACAAGGTGAAACTTTGAACCGAAGAGCACGCACGGTTACAGAAAGATTCCAAAGTGATAGTGATTCCGACAACTTTTGAGGATGTCCTCAGCATCCTCTGGAACGGATTCAAAGGGCCAGCCCCGCCATGGAGGGGCTCGAAAAGGATCTCGGCATAGTGGGAATGGATTGACATCTGGAGCATCCGCTCCATCCGGTCATCGTCGATCGACGACCCATAAAAGTCCCTCACGTGGAAGAGCACAACCTGATCAGCCCAATATGCCGCAATATGAGTACAAATTGCGCCACTCCAACCGGATGTCGACCACCTATCAGCAGCCCTATCCTCAGGCCTCAAATATGGTACCTCCTGGATATTCGAGCAACGAGCCGCAAACCCCACAATCTTGCATGCCCACAGGTGGAACCGTTGCCCCGACCACTGGTCAACTCAGATCGGGTCATATTGAGGTGGATACCCTGTACGGGAACGGAGGAGCGGGTTCGGCTCAATTGACTGTCAATGCTATGAACGCGCCCAATAACTCCACCATG
This DNA window, taken from Tigriopus californicus strain San Diego chromosome 9, Tcal_SD_v2.1, whole genome shotgun sequence, encodes the following:
- the LOC131886111 gene encoding uncharacterized protein LOC131886111, encoding MSSASSGTDSKGQPRHGGARKGSRHSGNGLTSGASAPSGHRRSTTHKSPSRGRAQPDQPNMPQYEYKLRHSNRMSTTYQQPYPQASNMVPPGYSSNEPQTPQSCMPTGGTVAPTTGQLRSGHIEVDTLYGNGGAGSAQLTVNAMNAPNNSTMQCGCENIDCPFCNLMLSVQMKDSY